From the genome of Geoglobus ahangari, one region includes:
- a CDS encoding nucleotidyltransferase domain-containing protein, whose product MPSSSGKPIRLRDFIRVGDLFFSVVGYRNDESVKCFLRYAPGKGGRFKDGREYRKLSHEEAIAVGERYFSPKEGVFRVNHTEIDEVFKPEERLSEAMDSEVRKVVDFLHEIPREEMGVTGSRLIGLKGQESDVDFVVYGRYWFEARERIKRGIERGELSEPDDETWEFIFRKRKPPLSYEAFLLHERRKYHRAFIGSTYFDLLYVRGYEELNKPIPEEVGTKLGKMRVVARVISDRDVFDYPAYYPVDHPEIRAVLSFTHTYAGQVFEGEVLEAYGQLEEIDGERYLIVGTKRETEDEYIVSRTLLERMGVSEYLNDRIESV is encoded by the coding sequence ATGCCCAGTTCATCAGGTAAGCCGATAAGGCTCAGGGACTTCATCAGGGTTGGAGACCTCTTCTTTTCCGTTGTTGGATACAGAAACGACGAGAGCGTGAAGTGCTTCCTCAGGTACGCCCCAGGGAAGGGTGGAAGGTTCAAGGACGGCAGGGAGTACAGGAAGCTGAGCCACGAGGAAGCCATAGCTGTTGGAGAGAGGTACTTCAGCCCTAAGGAAGGCGTTTTCAGGGTGAATCACACAGAGATCGACGAGGTATTCAAGCCCGAAGAGAGGCTCAGCGAGGCCATGGATTCCGAGGTCAGGAAGGTTGTAGATTTTCTGCATGAAATTCCGCGCGAAGAGATGGGCGTTACGGGCTCGAGGCTCATAGGGCTGAAGGGTCAGGAGAGCGACGTGGATTTTGTCGTGTACGGCAGATACTGGTTCGAGGCGAGGGAGAGGATAAAGAGGGGAATCGAGAGAGGAGAGCTCTCTGAACCGGATGACGAGACCTGGGAGTTCATATTCAGGAAGCGAAAACCCCCTCTGAGCTACGAGGCATTCCTCCTGCACGAGAGGAGGAAGTACCACCGGGCGTTCATAGGCAGCACCTACTTCGACCTGCTCTACGTGAGAGGCTACGAGGAGCTGAACAAGCCAATACCCGAGGAGGTTGGAACGAAGCTGGGGAAGATGAGGGTGGTGGCAAGAGTCATCAGCGACAGGGACGTGTTCGATTACCCCGCATACTACCCGGTGGATCACCCGGAGATCAGAGCCGTGCTCAGCTTCACCCACACCTACGCGGGGCAGGTGTTCGAGGGGGAGGTACTCGAAGCGTACGGTCAGCTTGAGGAGATTGACGGAGAGAGGTACCTCATAGTCGGAACGAAAAGGGAGACTGAGGATGAGTACATAGTCTCCAGAACCCTGCTCGAGAGGATGGGAGTGAGTGAGTACCTGAACGACCGTATCGAAAGTGTTTAA
- a CDS encoding biotin/lipoyl-containing protein, which produces MKKFKVTLSGNVYYAEVEKVSNALYKVKVDDKVVEVEVEEEVIKSVKGVPSYRPESVDLGQKVVKAMLPGTIIKILVSPGDEVKAGETLLILEAMKMENEIVSPSSGKVKEVRVSEGQRVETGDVLVVLE; this is translated from the coding sequence ATGAAGAAGTTCAAGGTCACCCTATCAGGCAACGTGTACTATGCCGAGGTGGAGAAGGTCTCGAACGCCCTCTACAAGGTTAAGGTCGACGACAAGGTCGTCGAGGTTGAGGTCGAGGAGGAGGTCATCAAGTCCGTTAAGGGCGTTCCCTCCTACAGGCCGGAGAGCGTTGATCTGGGTCAGAAGGTCGTCAAGGCCATGCTCCCCGGAACGATTATCAAGATCCTCGTTTCTCCGGGTGATGAGGTCAAGGCGGGAGAGACGCTGCTTATACTCGAGGCAATGAAGATGGAGAACGAGATCGTTTCTCCATCAAGCGGGAAGGTGAAGGAGGTCAGGGTGTCTGAGGGTCAGAGGGTCGAGACTGGAGATGTTCTGGTAGTTCTGGAGTGA
- a CDS encoding NTPase: MRVAITGRPGVGKTTACLKIYERLRGKKDIRGFVTREVREKGVRVGFEIVELTTNETYVLARKGDGYPRVSKYRVFVENLEIVASRIAGYANADLVILDEVGPMELKSRSFVDAVERLLDSHENLLLTVHYRSTHPLVLRIKREFEVVELTPENRDRVVEEVLERLDS; this comes from the coding sequence ATGAGGGTCGCAATAACCGGAAGGCCGGGAGTCGGGAAGACCACGGCATGTCTAAAAATCTACGAGAGGCTTAGAGGAAAGAAGGACATCAGGGGGTTCGTGACGAGGGAAGTGAGGGAGAAGGGAGTCAGGGTGGGCTTTGAGATCGTGGAACTCACAACAAACGAAACATACGTTCTCGCGAGGAAAGGGGATGGCTATCCGAGGGTTAGTAAGTACAGGGTCTTCGTCGAGAACCTCGAAATCGTGGCGTCTCGAATTGCCGGCTACGCCAACGCCGACCTCGTCATACTCGACGAGGTTGGCCCGATGGAGCTGAAGAGCCGCAGTTTTGTGGATGCTGTTGAGAGGTTGCTTGACTCGCATGAGAACCTGCTCCTCACAGTCCACTACAGGTCAACTCACCCGCTCGTTCTGAGGATAAAGAGGGAGTTTGAGGTCGTTGAGCTGACGCCCGAGAACAGGGACAGGGTTGTGGAGGAGGTGCTGGAGAGGCTTGATAGTTGA
- a CDS encoding tRNA (guanine(10)-N(2))-dimethyltransferase, with the protein MIVEGKARILTEGVFYNPRMEFCRTADMEVFRHLRSKSYLDALAASGVRGIRAMLEAGFENVEFNDIDERAVRVIEENLRLNGLNARVHNRDAVALMRERSYDHIDLDPFGSPAEFIDSAVRSARRFVSVTATDTSALCGSAPISGLRKYGAFAEKTEYYHETGLRMLIGKIVREVTKYDKYAEVLVSWAKEHYYRVHLRVRKSSRMAGKVYEKMGYVLHCNHCGNRVVMSVFETPDRYCSCGGMFRMYGPMWTGELHDPEFVSGLSKEGKAGRLFSAIEQEIDTVTHYDVHNLTERLGISPPKLDDIIEALRSHGFRASRTRFPGPTFKTDASISEIRRIISEIRR; encoded by the coding sequence TTGATAGTTGAGGGAAAGGCGAGGATACTGACCGAAGGAGTGTTCTACAACCCGAGAATGGAGTTCTGCAGGACTGCGGACATGGAGGTTTTCAGGCACTTAAGGAGCAAGAGCTACCTCGACGCCCTCGCAGCGAGCGGTGTGAGGGGAATAAGGGCGATGCTCGAGGCTGGCTTCGAGAACGTGGAGTTCAACGACATTGATGAAAGGGCGGTGAGGGTGATAGAGGAGAACCTGAGGTTGAACGGTCTGAACGCGAGAGTCCACAACAGGGATGCTGTGGCCTTAATGAGGGAGAGGAGCTACGACCACATAGACCTCGACCCGTTCGGCTCTCCAGCCGAGTTCATAGACTCAGCTGTAAGGTCTGCGAGGAGGTTCGTCAGCGTTACGGCAACGGACACTTCTGCCCTCTGCGGCAGCGCACCCATCTCAGGCCTCAGAAAGTACGGAGCATTTGCCGAGAAGACGGAGTACTACCACGAAACGGGCCTGAGGATGCTGATCGGCAAAATTGTGAGAGAGGTGACGAAGTACGACAAGTACGCAGAGGTTTTGGTGTCATGGGCCAAGGAGCACTACTACAGGGTGCATCTAAGGGTCAGGAAGTCGAGCAGAATGGCGGGCAAGGTCTACGAGAAGATGGGCTACGTGCTCCACTGCAACCACTGCGGGAACAGAGTCGTGATGAGCGTCTTCGAAACGCCCGACAGGTACTGCTCCTGCGGAGGGATGTTCAGGATGTACGGCCCGATGTGGACAGGAGAGCTCCACGACCCGGAGTTCGTCAGCGGGCTCTCAAAGGAAGGTAAAGCTGGCAGGCTGTTCTCAGCGATAGAGCAGGAAATCGACACCGTGACGCACTACGACGTTCACAACCTGACTGAAAGGCTAGGGATCTCCCCACCAAAGCTCGACGACATTATAGAGGCGCTGAGGAGCCACGGGTTCAGAGCGTCGAGAACGCGGTTCCCGGGGCCGACGTTCAAGACGGACGCGAGCATCTCCGAGATAAGGAGGATCATTTCAGAAATTCGTCGATAG
- a CDS encoding AAA family ATPase, with the protein MIVRYEVFDEDYVPEEILFRDTQIRRIAVNLKPAEHGSRPVNMLCLGPPATGKTTVIKHVMRMAEHAVTGVYVNCQVHQTRQQIFLRIFEHLHGYIPPSGISFQKLYSAILRNVVEERRILLVVLDDVNLLPAKLADEVIFLILKGHEEVDGFKAGLVGISTDMKFLASLDAKTTSVFHPDEVVFPVYDFEEMLEILRKRVLEGVVGGRVSDEALEMIAERAFEYLDLRFGIQALKMAVLNADRKGRDVVGVEDVEEVLEQSRTAFFRKMISALSREEADVLAAIYTSDVRYTGDIYAMFRSRLSYTKFYEILRKLENLRLIDTATKYDRGLKRYVVRRFRADEVLSAIDEFLK; encoded by the coding sequence ATGATAGTCAGGTACGAGGTGTTCGACGAGGACTACGTGCCGGAGGAGATTCTGTTCAGGGACACTCAGATCAGGAGAATTGCTGTCAACCTGAAGCCTGCCGAGCACGGGAGCAGGCCTGTGAACATGCTATGCCTCGGCCCTCCTGCGACGGGAAAGACGACCGTGATCAAGCACGTGATGAGAATGGCGGAGCATGCCGTTACAGGGGTGTACGTGAACTGTCAGGTGCACCAGACGAGGCAGCAGATATTTTTAAGAATATTCGAGCACCTTCACGGCTACATCCCACCCTCCGGCATCTCGTTCCAGAAGCTCTACTCCGCGATCCTCAGGAACGTGGTTGAGGAAAGGAGAATCCTGCTCGTTGTTCTGGACGACGTGAATCTGCTGCCGGCAAAGCTGGCGGATGAGGTCATATTCCTCATACTGAAGGGTCACGAGGAGGTTGACGGATTCAAGGCGGGGCTAGTGGGTATCTCCACGGACATGAAGTTCCTCGCCTCCCTTGACGCGAAGACCACTTCGGTGTTCCACCCCGATGAGGTGGTATTCCCCGTCTACGACTTCGAGGAGATGCTTGAGATCCTGAGGAAGAGGGTACTCGAGGGGGTTGTTGGTGGCAGAGTTAGCGATGAGGCCCTCGAGATGATCGCCGAAAGGGCGTTCGAGTACCTCGACCTCAGGTTCGGGATACAGGCGCTGAAGATGGCGGTGCTGAATGCCGACAGAAAGGGCAGGGATGTCGTTGGCGTCGAGGATGTCGAGGAGGTTCTGGAGCAGAGCAGAACAGCGTTTTTCAGGAAGATGATCTCGGCCCTGAGCAGGGAGGAGGCTGACGTTCTCGCTGCTATCTACACATCCGACGTCAGGTACACCGGAGACATATATGCCATGTTCAGGTCGAGGCTGAGCTACACGAAGTTCTACGAGATACTCAGGAAGCTCGAGAACCTGAGGCTGATAGATACGGCCACGAAGTACGACAGGGGACTGAAGAGGTACGTCGTTCGCAGATTCAGGGCAGACGAGGTTCTCTCGGCTATCGACGAATTTCTGAAATGA
- a CDS encoding MogA/MoaB family molybdenum cofactor biosynthesis protein, giving the protein MHEHDVALEYTVRVVTVSTSRFEKYGRVRGVENIPEDDGSGRLIAESFGERVREYVLVPDDVQEIRRAVIESEEDVVVITGGTGLNPKDVTIEAVEPLFDRKIDGFGEIFRLESYKEVGFNALLSRATAGIVDGRVIFCLPGSKNAVRTGLEIIHSVVTHILSHARGMR; this is encoded by the coding sequence ATGCACGAGCATGATGTCGCTTTGGAGTATACTGTGAGGGTCGTTACCGTTTCAACATCCCGATTTGAGAAGTACGGGAGGGTGAGGGGTGTAGAGAACATCCCGGAGGACGATGGCTCCGGGAGGCTTATAGCTGAGAGCTTTGGGGAGAGGGTAAGAGAATACGTGCTCGTTCCGGATGACGTGCAGGAGATCAGGAGGGCAGTGATCGAGAGCGAGGAGGACGTGGTGGTGATAACCGGAGGCACGGGCCTGAACCCGAAAGATGTGACAATAGAGGCTGTCGAACCTCTCTTTGACAGGAAGATAGACGGTTTCGGTGAGATTTTCAGGCTCGAGAGCTACAAGGAGGTAGGCTTCAACGCCCTTCTCTCCAGAGCGACGGCCGGGATTGTTGATGGAAGGGTGATCTTCTGCCTTCCCGGCTCTAAAAATGCGGTCAGGACAGGGCTCGAGATAATCCACTCCGTCGTGACCCACATCCTCTCCCACGCAAGGGGAATGAGATGA
- the fen gene encoding flap endonuclease-1, translating into MGSDIGEILERESVELEYFSGRKIAIDAFNTIYQFITTIRQPDGTPLKDSQGRITSHLSGLLYRNANLIENGIRPVYVFDGKPPEFKAKEIQERIERKIEAEEKWKAALERGEEAKKYAMMAARVDEYIVSTSKRLLELLGIPYVDAPSEGEAQAAYMTSKGDADFTGSQDYDSLLFGSPLLARNLTITGRRKLPGKSVYVEVKPEVISLSENLKRLGITREQLVDIALLVGTDYNEGVRGVGAKKALKYIKTYGDVFRALKALKASIENVEEIREFYLNPPVSDDYDISFGKPDVEGVVEFLCEEHDFSRDRVEKAVEKIAENLAASQMTLDRWF; encoded by the coding sequence ATGGGCTCAGACATTGGCGAGATCCTCGAGAGGGAGAGCGTAGAGCTCGAGTACTTTTCGGGCAGGAAGATCGCCATAGACGCGTTCAACACTATTTACCAGTTCATCACCACGATAAGGCAGCCTGACGGAACCCCGCTCAAGGACTCGCAGGGCAGGATTACCTCTCACCTCTCCGGGCTGCTCTACAGAAACGCGAATCTGATTGAGAACGGCATAAGGCCGGTGTACGTCTTCGATGGAAAGCCGCCAGAGTTCAAGGCCAAGGAGATTCAGGAGAGGATTGAGAGGAAGATTGAGGCCGAGGAGAAGTGGAAGGCCGCGCTCGAGAGGGGAGAGGAGGCCAAGAAGTACGCGATGATGGCTGCGAGGGTGGATGAGTACATAGTCTCGACGTCGAAGCGCCTTCTCGAGCTCCTCGGGATCCCCTACGTTGACGCTCCGAGCGAAGGTGAGGCGCAGGCCGCGTACATGACCTCCAAGGGTGATGCTGACTTCACGGGGAGTCAGGACTATGACTCCCTCCTCTTCGGCTCCCCCCTTCTCGCGAGGAACCTCACGATAACGGGCAGGAGAAAGCTTCCCGGGAAGAGTGTGTACGTGGAGGTTAAACCTGAAGTTATCTCGCTGAGCGAGAACCTCAAGAGGCTGGGCATAACGAGGGAGCAGCTCGTTGACATAGCCCTGCTCGTCGGCACCGACTACAACGAGGGGGTAAGGGGGGTGGGTGCCAAGAAGGCTCTGAAGTACATAAAGACCTATGGCGACGTGTTCAGAGCACTCAAGGCGCTGAAGGCCAGCATAGAGAACGTGGAGGAGATAAGGGAGTTCTACCTGAACCCGCCGGTCAGCGACGACTACGACATCTCTTTCGGGAAGCCGGATGTTGAGGGGGTTGTCGAGTTCCTGTGCGAGGAGCACGACTTCAGCAGGGACAGGGTTGAGAAGGCGGTTGAGAAGATCGCCGAAAACTTGGCCGCGAGCCAGATGACCCTTGACAGGTGGTTCTGA
- a CDS encoding phosphotransacetylase family protein, which produces MVRSVLISSVEEYSGKSSIIVGLGRILQSEGYEVGYFKPFGVSATKVGEELVDEDAFTTARNLGLEDDVVGVVLDRPYIEFIPYADPVEVKRKIVEKYEELSKGRDVLFVEGSTDYKTGRAIGIGDPVVAELLNLKVLMVARYRNDFVVDKLLNSKDVFGERLGKVIINQLSGYKTTYVQAISSKVLERAGLDVIGVLPKDPVLAGVFVSEIRSALNGEFLVEPERDDVIEHLIIGAMSPQSALKYFRETRNAALITGGDRSDILRVALEVHNIKCLILTGNLEPERIILSMAEERKVPVILVSEDTLTTMTQLEQVFGRARLTGEVKLRRIEELVRSNLKIEEVKRYLGL; this is translated from the coding sequence ATGGTCAGAAGCGTGCTGATTTCCTCAGTTGAGGAGTACTCGGGAAAGAGCTCGATAATAGTCGGGCTCGGAAGAATTCTCCAGAGCGAGGGGTACGAGGTGGGATACTTCAAGCCCTTTGGCGTCAGCGCAACCAAGGTGGGAGAGGAGCTTGTGGACGAGGACGCGTTCACAACCGCGAGGAACCTCGGACTCGAGGATGATGTTGTGGGTGTGGTTCTCGACAGACCGTACATAGAGTTCATCCCGTACGCAGACCCCGTGGAGGTGAAGAGGAAGATAGTGGAGAAGTACGAGGAGCTCTCCAAGGGAAGAGACGTGCTCTTCGTGGAGGGCTCGACAGACTACAAGACCGGCAGAGCCATCGGCATAGGAGACCCGGTGGTCGCGGAGCTGCTGAACCTGAAGGTTCTGATGGTGGCCAGATACAGAAACGACTTCGTTGTTGACAAGCTCCTCAACTCAAAGGACGTTTTTGGAGAGAGGCTCGGAAAGGTGATAATAAACCAGCTCTCGGGTTACAAGACCACCTACGTGCAGGCCATCTCGTCCAAAGTTCTCGAGAGAGCGGGACTTGATGTCATAGGAGTCCTGCCGAAGGATCCAGTCCTCGCAGGCGTTTTCGTTAGCGAGATAAGGAGCGCGCTGAATGGAGAATTCTTAGTTGAGCCTGAGAGAGACGACGTCATAGAGCACCTGATAATCGGGGCGATGTCTCCACAGTCCGCGCTCAAGTACTTCAGGGAGACGAGGAACGCGGCTCTGATAACCGGAGGGGATAGAAGCGACATTCTGAGGGTCGCGCTTGAGGTGCACAACATCAAGTGCCTCATACTCACAGGCAATCTGGAGCCTGAGAGAATCATACTCTCAATGGCAGAGGAGAGGAAGGTGCCGGTGATTCTCGTGAGCGAGGACACGCTCACAACGATGACGCAGCTCGAGCAGGTGTTCGGGAGAGCGAGGCTGACGGGGGAGGTCAAGCTCAGGAGGATAGAGGAGCTCGTGAGGAGCAATCTGAAAATAGAGGAGGTGAAGAGGTACCTCGGGCTATAG
- a CDS encoding RNA-binding protein, whose translation MDTASDFRIRLAEKGVEELEKSLNNVKVQRRKELIRAISGLKSEVQIVKYSYMPFEELAELESVVKISETAKSVLEVVLKAERDFHQLNSKYWLEYLAHLPELLKRGEIEKAYEAIRYFSGEIVSSVQIADNLWLCSFDCGFKMEIVTNSQEFKAGGNAVVSFLPPRQFGDVISEGMFVSARLDKKGGLTHEEILSIKDRLGEVESIVLSLL comes from the coding sequence GTGGACACAGCCAGTGATTTCAGGATAAGGCTGGCCGAGAAGGGCGTGGAGGAGCTGGAAAAGTCGCTGAACAACGTGAAGGTTCAGAGGAGGAAGGAGCTCATTAGGGCAATCTCAGGGCTGAAGAGCGAGGTTCAGATAGTCAAGTACTCCTACATGCCGTTCGAGGAGCTTGCCGAGCTCGAGTCTGTTGTTAAGATATCCGAGACGGCCAAGTCTGTGCTCGAGGTGGTTTTGAAGGCCGAGAGGGACTTCCACCAGCTCAACTCCAAGTACTGGCTCGAGTACCTCGCACATTTGCCGGAATTGCTGAAGAGAGGGGAGATCGAGAAGGCGTATGAGGCGATCAGGTACTTTTCTGGAGAGATAGTTTCGAGCGTGCAGATAGCCGACAACCTGTGGCTCTGCTCCTTTGACTGCGGATTCAAGATGGAGATCGTTACGAATTCTCAGGAGTTCAAGGCTGGAGGGAATGCCGTCGTGAGCTTTTTGCCTCCAAGGCAATTTGGGGACGTCATCAGCGAGGGCATGTTCGTTTCTGCGAGGTTGGATAAAAAGGGAGGGTTAACCCACGAGGAGATTCTCTCGATAAAGGACAGGCTCGGAGAGGTTGAGTCCATAGTCCTGAGCCTGCTATAG
- a CDS encoding methyltransferase domain-containing protein, translating to MGILENKKRARNFYRYFSKIYDFVNPFFYSDEMRKTVVDMAKVAKGDLVLEVGCGTGFTTEEIVRRVGEENVVAVDLTPEQMEKAVNRFESAEFLRGDAENLPFKDSSFDASISAGSIEYWPNPQKGVQEMARVTKSGGRVVILAPRKPDNVLVRKFAESIMLFPSTQQMVLWMEKAGLEDIRYVEMGPYSFWSKLVVIISGRKP from the coding sequence ATGGGGATTCTGGAGAATAAGAAGAGGGCGCGAAACTTTTACAGGTATTTTTCCAAGATATACGACTTTGTAAACCCCTTTTTCTACTCCGACGAGATGAGGAAAACGGTTGTCGACATGGCCAAGGTCGCGAAGGGCGACCTCGTTCTCGAGGTTGGCTGTGGAACCGGGTTCACGACCGAGGAGATTGTAAGGAGAGTGGGAGAGGAGAACGTCGTTGCCGTTGATCTCACCCCCGAGCAGATGGAGAAGGCGGTGAACAGGTTCGAAAGCGCAGAGTTTCTGAGGGGGGACGCGGAGAACCTGCCCTTCAAGGACTCATCATTCGACGCGTCAATTTCCGCGGGAAGCATCGAGTACTGGCCGAATCCTCAGAAGGGTGTGCAGGAAATGGCAAGGGTTACGAAGAGTGGTGGTAGGGTGGTAATTCTCGCACCGAGAAAGCCGGACAACGTGCTGGTGAGGAAGTTTGCCGAGAGCATAATGCTGTTCCCGTCGACCCAGCAGATGGTTCTCTGGATGGAGAAGGCCGGGCTCGAGGACATAAGGTATGTTGAGATGGGCCCCTACTCATTCTGGAGCAAGCTCGTCGTTATAATTTCAGGAAGAAAGCCGTGA
- a CDS encoding 30S ribosomal protein S6e: MEFKVVISDPSTGRAYQKVVSGANANKLIGKEVGDVINGTIVELPPDYELQITGGSDKDGFPIRPDIPGPVRKRILLSGGVGYRPKEKGIRKKKMVRGRVITRDIVQINMKVVKHGKVPLGEYFKSQQE, from the coding sequence ATGGAGTTTAAGGTTGTGATTTCGGATCCGTCAACCGGAAGGGCGTACCAGAAGGTGGTGAGCGGAGCGAACGCGAACAAGCTGATCGGGAAGGAAGTAGGGGATGTGATAAATGGAACGATAGTTGAGCTCCCACCGGACTACGAGCTTCAGATCACGGGCGGGAGCGACAAGGACGGATTCCCGATAAGGCCGGACATACCCGGTCCGGTAAGGAAGAGGATTCTGCTCTCCGGAGGGGTTGGATACAGACCGAAGGAGAAGGGAATCAGGAAGAAGAAGATGGTCAGGGGCAGGGTCATAACGAGGGACATAGTCCAGATAAACATGAAGGTCGTGAAGCACGGCAAGGTGCCGCTGGGGGAGTACTTCAAGAGCCAGCAGGAGTGA